From Chryseobacterium shandongense, the proteins below share one genomic window:
- a CDS encoding SatD family protein produces MIAVITGDIINSQHANTEVWITRLKNLLEKWGSAPQTWEIYRGDEFQFKCNIDDVFWRFLAIKSLIKSQENLDVRIAIGIGEENFSSDKITESNGTAYVHSGRLLNDLKNDGHTVSVKTSNESVDRDLNILLKWSSKDFDNWTMATAEIIHEMIMNKEITQEDLAKKFAISQSSVSQRLKRANYELIVETNQYFRKKIAEL; encoded by the coding sequence ATGATAGCGGTCATCACCGGAGATATTATTAATTCACAACATGCGAATACGGAAGTTTGGATCACCAGACTTAAAAATCTTCTCGAAAAGTGGGGAAGTGCTCCTCAGACATGGGAAATCTACAGAGGAGACGAATTTCAGTTCAAATGTAATATCGATGATGTATTCTGGCGATTTTTAGCGATAAAATCACTCATCAAAAGCCAGGAAAATTTAGACGTACGAATTGCAATAGGTATTGGCGAAGAGAATTTTTCCTCAGATAAAATTACCGAATCCAACGGAACGGCTTATGTTCATTCAGGAAGATTGCTCAATGATCTTAAAAACGACGGACACACTGTCTCTGTTAAAACTTCCAACGAATCTGTAGACAGAGATCTTAATATTCTGCTCAAATGGTCTTCAAAAGATTTTGATAACTGGACAATGGCCACCGCTGAAATTATTCATGAAATGATCATGAATAAAGAGATTACCCAGGAAGATCTTGCGAAGAAATTTGCCATCTCACAATCTTCGGTAAGCCAGAGGCTGAAACGCGCCAACTATGAGCTCATCGTAGAAACCAATCAATATTTCCGAAAAAAAATAGCAGAACTCTAA
- a CDS encoding DUF3307 domain-containing protein has translation MIFIKLILAHLLGDFILQPNSWVVDKESKKLKSGYLYLHVLIHTVLSLIFLWNIQLWWIAALIGVSHFIIDAAKLSFQTVQNKKNWFFADQALHILVIAGISFYHNEFSFYFVKDLTVLKILGAALFLTTPASVMIRILLSSWTPAPETAGSIQTESLSNAGKYIGILERLMVFTFIVVDHWEGVGFMVAAKSVFRFSDLAQAKQRKLTEYVLIGTLLSFGIAVLTGILIK, from the coding sequence ATGATTTTTATTAAGCTCATATTGGCACATTTACTCGGAGATTTTATTCTTCAGCCAAATTCATGGGTTGTTGATAAAGAAAGTAAAAAACTGAAAAGTGGATATCTGTACCTTCATGTCCTGATCCATACTGTTTTGAGCCTCATCTTTCTCTGGAACATTCAGCTTTGGTGGATTGCTGCTCTGATAGGAGTTTCACATTTTATAATAGATGCCGCAAAACTGAGTTTTCAAACAGTGCAGAATAAGAAAAACTGGTTTTTTGCTGATCAGGCTTTGCATATATTGGTAATTGCAGGAATATCTTTTTATCATAATGAATTCAGCTTTTATTTTGTGAAAGACCTTACTGTTTTAAAAATACTAGGTGCTGCCTTGTTCTTAACGACACCGGCATCCGTGATGATCAGAATATTGCTTTCTTCATGGACTCCGGCTCCCGAAACGGCAGGTAGTATTCAGACCGAATCTTTATCAAATGCAGGAAAATATATAGGAATTCTTGAACGTCTAATGGTATTTACCTTTATTGTAGTAGATCATTGGGAAGGTGTAGGATTTATGGTGGCAGCAAAATCGGTGTTCAGATTCAGCGATCTTGCACAAGCTAAACAGAGAAAGCTTACGGAATATGTGCTTATCGGTACGCTCCTTAGCTTCGGAATAGCCGTTTTAACAGGAATTTTAATCAAATAA
- the purC gene encoding phosphoribosylaminoimidazolesuccinocarboxamide synthase, whose amino-acid sequence MEKKEMLYEGKAKQVFATDNPDQVIVRFKDDATAFNAQKRGSVDLKGEMNNAITTLIFEYLNEKGIKTHFIKQLNEREQLVRKVSIIPLEMVVRNYSAGSMAQRLGVEEGIKSPVTIFDICYKKDELGDPLINDHHAVFLGAATYDELDEMYELTSDINDILIDLFDKMNIILVDFKIELGKTSDGEIILADEISPDTCRLWDKDTMKKLDKDRFRRDLGEVTEAYVEIYNRLKEALGK is encoded by the coding sequence ATGGAAAAGAAAGAAATGTTGTACGAAGGTAAAGCAAAACAAGTATTTGCTACCGATAATCCTGATCAGGTAATCGTGCGTTTCAAAGACGATGCTACTGCATTCAACGCTCAGAAAAGAGGATCCGTTGACCTGAAAGGGGAAATGAACAACGCGATCACAACCCTTATCTTTGAATACTTAAATGAAAAAGGAATCAAAACTCATTTCATCAAACAATTAAACGAAAGAGAGCAGCTGGTAAGAAAAGTATCAATCATTCCTCTGGAAATGGTGGTAAGAAACTATTCTGCAGGAAGCATGGCTCAAAGACTGGGAGTGGAAGAAGGAATCAAATCTCCGGTTACCATTTTCGATATCTGCTACAAGAAAGATGAGTTGGGAGATCCGCTTATCAATGATCATCACGCGGTTTTCTTAGGAGCTGCAACGTATGACGAACTTGACGAAATGTATGAGCTTACTTCTGATATCAACGATATTCTGATAGATCTTTTCGACAAAATGAATATTATTCTTGTAGATTTTAAAATCGAATTGGGAAAAACTTCAGACGGCGAAATTATCCTTGCAGACGAAATTTCTCCGGATACTTGCAGACTTTGGGATAAAGACACCATGAAAAAACTGGATAAAGACAGATTCAGAAGAGATCTTGGAGAAGTTACCGAAGCCTATGTTGAAATCTACAACAGACTGAAAGAAGCTCTTGGTAAATAA
- the purF gene encoding amidophosphoribosyltransferase — protein sequence MKSFDIHKSEYLKQFETQTYGRNLFRTQEEERLDAPNEECGIFGMYSDNDLDTFSLSQFGLFALQHRGQEACGISVLKNGRITNMKDEGLVLDVYKDIPDPETFMGNSAIGHTRYTTAGDKKKYNFQPFFAKNEYDQIILSIAHNGNLTNAKELKAELEAEGVVFRATSDSEVILRLIQKNLDLGLRGAIKVTMEKIKGAYSVVGMTRNKFFAFRDFNGIRPLVLGAIDEKSYVVASESVALDAVGAQYVRDILPGEIVYTSENEPGKLHSYMADEEKGKQRICSFEYIYFARPDSSLENINVYEIREKSGEKIWHQAPVEADVVIGVPDSGVPAAIGFAKASGIPFRPVLIKNRYIGRSFIVPTQEMRERVVNLKLNPIISEIKDKRVVIIDDSIVRGTTSKRLVKILKDAGVKEIHFRSVSPPIIAPCYLGIDTPSKDDLISANMTTAELRDYLGVDSLEFLSVENLKEILGSANHCFGCFTEEYPVGKGEEVELFN from the coding sequence ATGAAAAGTTTTGACATTCATAAAAGTGAATATTTAAAGCAGTTTGAAACCCAGACCTACGGAAGAAATCTTTTCAGGACGCAGGAAGAAGAGAGACTGGATGCTCCCAATGAGGAGTGCGGGATCTTCGGGATGTATTCTGATAATGACCTTGATACGTTTTCGCTTTCACAGTTCGGGCTTTTTGCATTACAGCACAGAGGCCAGGAAGCATGTGGTATTTCTGTTTTAAAAAATGGAAGAATTACCAACATGAAAGATGAAGGGCTGGTTTTGGACGTGTATAAAGATATCCCGGACCCGGAAACTTTTATGGGAAATTCTGCAATAGGTCATACCCGTTATACCACTGCAGGAGACAAGAAAAAATATAATTTCCAGCCATTTTTCGCAAAGAATGAATATGACCAGATTATCCTTTCTATTGCACACAATGGTAACCTTACCAACGCAAAAGAGCTGAAGGCAGAACTGGAAGCAGAAGGAGTAGTTTTCAGAGCAACTTCAGATTCTGAGGTAATTCTTAGGCTTATTCAGAAAAACCTTGATCTCGGACTTCGGGGAGCCATTAAAGTGACAATGGAAAAGATTAAAGGTGCTTATTCTGTTGTAGGAATGACGAGAAACAAATTCTTTGCTTTCAGAGATTTTAACGGAATCAGACCTTTGGTGTTGGGAGCTATTGATGAAAAATCGTATGTAGTAGCTTCAGAATCTGTCGCTTTAGACGCAGTGGGAGCACAATACGTTCGTGATATCTTACCGGGAGAAATTGTCTACACTAGTGAAAACGAACCCGGAAAACTACATTCATATATGGCAGATGAAGAAAAAGGAAAGCAGAGAATATGTTCATTTGAGTACATTTATTTTGCGAGACCCGACTCTTCATTAGAAAATATAAATGTATACGAAATAAGAGAAAAATCAGGAGAAAAAATCTGGCATCAGGCACCCGTAGAAGCTGATGTGGTAATTGGTGTCCCGGATTCGGGAGTTCCAGCTGCCATTGGGTTTGCCAAAGCTTCAGGTATTCCTTTCCGCCCGGTTTTAATCAAGAACAGATATATCGGAAGAAGTTTTATCGTTCCTACTCAGGAAATGAGAGAAAGAGTAGTAAACCTTAAACTAAACCCAATTATCTCCGAAATTAAAGATAAACGGGTCGTAATCATTGATGATTCCATCGTTCGTGGTACGACATCGAAAAGGCTTGTTAAGATTTTAAAAGATGCCGGAGTGAAGGAAATACACTTCAGAAGTGTTTCGCCTCCTATCATTGCTCCTTGTTACTTAGGAATTGATACACCGTCAAAGGACGACCTGATTTCAGCAAATATGACAACTGCTGAATTAAGAGATTACCTGGGTGTAGATTCCCTAGAATTTTTAAGTGTTGAAAACCTGAAAGAAATTCTGGGTTCTGCCAACCACTGTTTCGGATGTTTCACAGAAGAATATCCTGTAGGTAAAGGAGAAGAAGTGGAACTGTTTAATTAG
- a CDS encoding porin family protein has translation MKKLILGIALTAGSLAFAQTTTTTSTSSASPVAFGVKAGMNVSSLTNESGLDDQGSKIGFNAGVFANIPVATSFSIQPEVLYSQYGDKYDQTIAGTRYSSARHLDYITVPVMFQYNIIPNLYLEAGPEFGFMVNAKNKLKNETDNDVLDESGDYKDSLNKFNFGIGLGAGYYFTDNIGITARYVAGLTDIAKDRPSNSDAIRNNLFQVGLAFKF, from the coding sequence ATGAAAAAGTTAATTTTAGGAATAGCGCTTACAGCTGGTTCATTAGCATTTGCTCAGACTACGACAACCACTTCTACTTCATCTGCTTCTCCAGTAGCATTCGGTGTTAAGGCAGGTATGAACGTTTCTTCTTTAACAAACGAATCAGGGCTAGATGATCAAGGATCTAAAATTGGTTTTAATGCGGGTGTTTTTGCAAATATTCCGGTAGCAACTTCATTCAGCATCCAGCCGGAGGTTTTATACTCTCAGTACGGAGATAAGTATGATCAGACTATTGCAGGAACTCGTTATTCAAGTGCAAGACATTTAGATTATATCACGGTTCCGGTAATGTTCCAGTATAACATTATTCCAAATCTTTATTTAGAAGCAGGTCCTGAATTCGGATTCATGGTAAATGCTAAGAATAAATTAAAGAATGAAACAGATAATGATGTACTTGATGAGTCAGGAGACTACAAAGACAGCTTGAATAAATTCAACTTCGGTATTGGTCTTGGTGCAGGATATTATTTCACGGATAACATCGGTATTACTGCAAGATACGTTGCAGGTCTTACTGATATTGCCAAAGACAGACCAAGTAATTCTGATGCGATCAGAAACAACTTATTCCAAGTTGGTTTAGCATTTAAATTCTAA
- the aroB gene encoding 3-dehydroquinate synthase: MITILNENFSQLNDFLSSRSFSKIFILVDENTHEYCLPVLLGNLETDLAFEILEIEPGEEMKNIQTANQLWEILTEMQADRKALVINLGGGVITDMGGFIASTYKRGIQFINIPTTLLSICDASIGGKTGIDLMHYKNMVGTFTFPEQIFVYRKFLETLPYKELRSGFAEMLKHGLIADDKHWENLIHIQKLDFESVIPHIETSMEIKHSIVQQDFQEKSIRKTLNFGHTIGHAIESLYLSQGNPVLHGEAVAMGMITETYLSFAENLISEEDCTIIIENIQKYYPYLDISDFKDEDIFELLINDKKNTDSKINFSLLTGIGSCNFDHQCSRKKIASSIEFYRKLNDA, translated from the coding sequence ATGATTACAATATTAAACGAAAATTTTTCGCAGCTCAACGATTTTTTAAGCTCACGATCATTCAGTAAAATTTTTATTCTGGTTGATGAGAATACGCATGAATATTGTCTACCTGTACTTTTAGGAAATCTGGAGACAGATCTTGCATTTGAGATTCTGGAGATCGAGCCGGGCGAAGAGATGAAAAATATCCAGACGGCCAATCAGCTTTGGGAAATCCTGACAGAAATGCAGGCGGACCGTAAGGCATTGGTCATTAACCTGGGAGGCGGAGTGATTACAGATATGGGAGGTTTTATTGCTTCTACATATAAAAGAGGAATACAATTTATTAATATTCCCACCACGCTTTTATCGATTTGTGATGCTTCCATAGGCGGAAAAACGGGAATAGACCTGATGCATTATAAAAATATGGTGGGAACATTTACTTTCCCGGAGCAGATTTTCGTTTATCGCAAGTTTTTAGAAACACTTCCGTATAAAGAGCTGCGAAGCGGTTTCGCGGAAATGCTGAAGCATGGCTTGATTGCTGATGATAAGCACTGGGAAAACCTTATTCATATACAAAAGCTGGATTTTGAGTCTGTTATTCCTCATATTGAAACATCAATGGAAATTAAACATAGTATCGTTCAGCAAGATTTCCAGGAGAAAAGCATTCGTAAAACGCTTAATTTCGGACATACGATAGGACACGCCATAGAAAGTCTTTATCTCAGCCAGGGAAATCCTGTTCTTCATGGGGAAGCTGTTGCCATGGGAATGATCACTGAAACCTATCTTTCTTTTGCGGAAAACCTTATTTCTGAAGAAGATTGTACTATTATTATTGAAAATATTCAGAAATATTATCCTTACCTTGACATCAGCGATTTTAAAGACGAAGATATTTTTGAGCTTCTCATTAATGATAAAAAAAATACGGACAGTAAAATCAATTTTTCCCTTCTTACCGGAATAGGTTCCTGTAATTTCGATCATCAGTGTAGTAGAAAAAAAATCGCTTCTTCTATTGAATTTTACAGAAAACTGAATGATGCGTAA
- a CDS encoding pseudouridine synthase: MDKKYGKTEQEPFITSAGEGKKTFGKSAPKRGGSRPNTFDTRDKYERGSLKYGKRPGSENREDKSKSFVQKRRLTKIDKDIHKDTIRLNKYIANSGICSRREADELITQGLVEVNGKVVTEMGYQVQKTDKVVFDGQNITPEKPVYVLLNKPKGYISTTKDDKARKTVMDLVANASPYRLFPVGRLDRSTTGVILLTNDGHMTKKLTHPSFDAKKIYHVTLDKKLTHEDMKLIAEGIRLDEGVAVVDQISFIEGKPKNEVGIEIHIGWNRVIRRIFQRLGYEVEALDRVMFAGLTKKNIKRGHWRILTELEVNNLKML, translated from the coding sequence ATGGATAAAAAATATGGGAAAACTGAACAGGAACCTTTTATAACAAGTGCAGGAGAAGGGAAAAAAACTTTCGGGAAATCTGCACCGAAAAGAGGTGGAAGCAGACCCAATACATTTGATACCAGAGATAAATACGAAAGAGGCAGCCTGAAATACGGAAAAAGACCGGGATCTGAAAACAGAGAGGATAAAAGTAAATCTTTTGTACAAAAAAGAAGGTTAACTAAAATTGATAAGGATATTCACAAGGATACCATCCGTCTTAATAAATACATTGCCAACTCAGGAATCTGCAGCAGGAGGGAGGCTGATGAGCTTATTACCCAAGGATTGGTTGAGGTTAACGGAAAAGTGGTAACCGAAATGGGATATCAGGTGCAGAAAACGGACAAGGTAGTTTTTGACGGACAAAATATTACTCCTGAAAAACCGGTGTATGTTCTTTTAAATAAACCGAAAGGATATATTTCCACAACCAAAGACGATAAGGCTAGAAAAACAGTTATGGATCTTGTTGCCAATGCTTCGCCATACCGACTGTTTCCTGTTGGAAGACTTGATCGTTCCACAACCGGAGTTATCCTTTTAACAAACGATGGTCACATGACCAAAAAGCTTACGCATCCGTCTTTCGATGCAAAGAAAATTTATCACGTTACTTTAGATAAAAAACTGACGCATGAAGATATGAAGCTTATCGCAGAAGGAATCCGTCTGGATGAAGGAGTAGCAGTGGTAGATCAGATTTCTTTTATTGAAGGAAAACCTAAAAATGAAGTCGGAATAGAAATCCATATCGGATGGAATCGTGTCATCAGAAGAATTTTCCAGAGATTAGGATATGAAGTAGAAGCACTGGACAGAGTGATGTTTGCCGGCTTAACGAAAAAGAATATCAAAAGGGGCCACTGGAGAATCCTTACAGAACTGGAAGTAAATAATCTTAAAATGCTTTAA
- a CDS encoding 1,4-dihydroxy-2-naphthoyl-CoA synthase produces MIEWKTAKEYEDITYKKCNGVARIAFNRPEIRNAFRPKTTSELYDAFYDAYEDSSIGVVLLSGEGPSPKDGGWAFCSGGDQKARGHQGYVGEDGRHRLNILEVQRLIRFMPKVVIAVVPGWAVGGGHSLHVVCDLTLASEEHAIFKQTDADVTSFDGGYGSAYLAKMVGQKKAREIFFLGRNYSAQEAFEMGMVNKVVPHAELEDTAYEWAQEILAKSPTSIRMLKFAMNLTDDGMVGQQVFAGEATRLAYMTEEAKEGRNAFLEKRKPNFGEDQWIS; encoded by the coding sequence ATGATTGAGTGGAAAACCGCCAAAGAATACGAAGATATCACCTACAAAAAATGTAATGGTGTTGCGAGAATCGCTTTCAATAGACCGGAAATTCGTAATGCCTTCAGACCAAAAACTACTTCAGAATTGTACGATGCTTTTTATGATGCCTATGAAGATTCATCAATAGGTGTTGTATTGCTTTCCGGAGAAGGGCCAAGCCCTAAAGACGGAGGCTGGGCTTTCTGCAGCGGAGGAGATCAAAAAGCGAGAGGACATCAGGGTTATGTGGGAGAAGATGGAAGACATCGTTTGAATATTCTCGAAGTGCAGAGACTGATCCGTTTCATGCCGAAAGTGGTCATTGCGGTAGTTCCCGGATGGGCAGTTGGCGGAGGTCATTCCCTTCATGTAGTTTGTGATTTAACGCTGGCAAGCGAAGAGCATGCTATTTTCAAACAAACGGATGCCGATGTTACCAGTTTCGACGGCGGTTACGGTTCTGCCTATCTTGCCAAAATGGTGGGACAGAAAAAGGCGCGTGAAATTTTCTTTTTAGGAAGAAACTATTCTGCTCAGGAAGCTTTCGAAATGGGAATGGTTAATAAAGTAGTTCCTCACGCTGAGCTGGAAGACACAGCTTACGAGTGGGCGCAGGAAATTTTAGCTAAATCGCCAACTTCCATCAGAATGCTGAAATTCGCCATGAACCTTACGGATGACGGAATGGTTGGGCAGCAGGTTTTTGCAGGCGAAGCAACACGTCTGGCTTACATGACGGAAGAGGCCAAAGAAGGGAGAAATGCATTCCTTGAAAAAAGAAAACCGAATTTCGGAGAAGATCAATGGATATCTTAA
- the menA gene encoding 1,4-dihydroxy-2-naphthoate octaprenyltransferase, which yields MTDWIKAARLRTLPLSLSGIIMGAFIAKWRLYGEGGSWDWRIFALALLVTLLYQVLSNYANDYGDGVKGTDAKRVTEAEARAVASGKITAKQMKNAVIVLSILSFAATVALLYVAFIPDYMNEFYIFIGLGVASILAAIGYTVGKKPYGYMGLGDIFVFIFFGLVSVCGSYFLFTKSFSWDMLLPGTAIGMMSMAVLNLNNMRDIESDKLSGKNSFALRIGFKNAMIYEMILLQLPLILILMFLAVNGFFQTQNYYVFMVMILMLPLMKIRRQIMAVKNPRELDPFLKQVGIMTFMMAVLTAVGLNFFHS from the coding sequence ATGACTGATTGGATTAAAGCCGCAAGGCTTAGAACATTACCGCTTTCTTTAAGCGGAATTATTATGGGTGCTTTCATTGCTAAATGGAGATTGTACGGTGAAGGAGGAAGCTGGGACTGGAGAATTTTCGCTCTGGCACTTTTGGTAACGCTGCTGTACCAGGTTTTATCAAACTATGCCAATGATTATGGCGATGGCGTAAAGGGAACCGATGCCAAAAGAGTAACCGAAGCGGAAGCAAGAGCGGTAGCTTCGGGAAAGATTACGGCGAAACAAATGAAAAATGCAGTAATTGTGCTTTCAATCCTGTCTTTTGCTGCAACCGTAGCTTTGCTTTATGTAGCTTTCATTCCGGATTATATGAATGAATTTTACATTTTTATCGGGCTTGGTGTTGCAAGCATTTTAGCGGCAATCGGATATACTGTGGGCAAAAAGCCATACGGTTACATGGGATTAGGAGATATTTTTGTATTCATATTCTTTGGACTGGTTTCCGTTTGCGGAAGCTATTTTCTGTTTACAAAATCATTCAGCTGGGATATGCTGCTTCCCGGAACAGCCATTGGAATGATGAGTATGGCCGTCCTGAATCTTAATAATATGAGAGATATCGAAAGCGATAAATTATCCGGTAAAAACAGTTTTGCCTTAAGAATCGGGTTTAAAAATGCGATGATTTACGAAATGATTCTCTTACAGCTTCCGTTAATTTTAATATTGATGTTTTTAGCCGTAAACGGATTCTTTCAGACTCAGAATTATTATGTTTTTATGGTAATGATTCTCATGCTTCCGTTAATGAAAATTAGAAGACAGATCATGGCTGTTAAAAACCCGAGAGAGCTTGATCCGTTTTTAAAACAGGTAGGAATCATGACCTTTATGATGGCGGTTCTTACGGCTGTGGGACTTAACTTCTTTCATTCATAA
- a CDS encoding metal-dependent hydrolase, which translates to MKIQYLGQNCFLFTYKDKTILSDPFYNYKKAESGFDISAQKIDYILLTHAHGDHIADVEEVLQHHPEATLIAVPEICGYFKNAKNTDDVNLGGSAKIDDLKISMVPAHHTSSFPDGSYGGVPVGYIFRLPEGRNLYMAGDTGVMADMELFPRLYGNLDLSILPIGSHYTMCPRKAAFAAAELLKTPKVIGCHFDTFPAIEINHESALKHFADKNVELVLPKLGETFEF; encoded by the coding sequence ATGAAAATACAATATCTGGGACAAAACTGTTTTTTGTTCACCTACAAAGACAAAACGATTTTATCGGATCCTTTTTACAACTACAAAAAGGCGGAATCAGGGTTTGATATTTCTGCGCAAAAAATCGATTATATCTTATTAACTCACGCACATGGAGATCATATTGCAGATGTGGAGGAAGTGTTACAACATCACCCTGAAGCCACTCTTATTGCGGTTCCCGAGATTTGTGGCTATTTCAAGAATGCAAAAAATACCGATGACGTGAATTTAGGAGGATCGGCAAAAATCGATGATCTTAAAATTTCGATGGTCCCTGCTCATCATACAAGCTCATTTCCTGACGGAAGCTACGGAGGCGTTCCGGTAGGCTATATTTTTAGGCTTCCTGAAGGGAGAAACCTCTACATGGCAGGTGACACGGGCGTAATGGCAGATATGGAGCTATTTCCAAGATTATACGGAAATTTAGACCTGTCTATCCTTCCGATTGGAAGCCACTACACAATGTGTCCGAGAAAAGCAGCTTTTGCGGCAGCAGAATTGTTAAAAACCCCGAAAGTGATCGGATGTCATTTTGATACATTTCCTGCCATTGAAATCAACCACGAAAGCGCATTAAAGCATTTTGCTGACAAAAATGTTGAACTTGTTTTACCAAAACTGGGAGAGACGTTCGAATTTTAA
- a CDS encoding DUF4199 domain-containing protein: MTKSPSTLGILLFAATMIIFFVVYYFFSGVEYFDISLKANAFVLPIIYAGAAFWSVKTYWNNHKTVSFKDAFKRAFVPMFIGGVLSILSIYAFLNFVDTDAKKLLNYQYVTRQKSELDKEYTSARKVLKHQKDIEELDQKYKERLQSFTPEAVKGKDMLTASHFSGYFAAILIFYVVLSLFFGAFFRTRTIYPETEIKE, translated from the coding sequence ATGACAAAAAGCCCTTCCACCCTAGGAATTTTATTATTTGCAGCTACGATGATCATTTTTTTCGTAGTCTATTACTTCTTTTCAGGAGTTGAATATTTTGATATTTCGTTGAAAGCCAATGCTTTCGTTTTACCCATCATTTATGCAGGAGCAGCGTTCTGGTCTGTAAAAACATACTGGAACAACCACAAAACAGTAAGTTTCAAAGATGCTTTTAAAAGAGCATTCGTTCCTATGTTTATTGGTGGAGTTTTATCAATTTTAAGTATTTATGCCTTCCTCAATTTCGTAGATACCGATGCCAAAAAGCTCCTGAATTATCAATATGTAACAAGGCAAAAATCTGAATTGGATAAAGAATATACATCAGCAAGAAAGGTTTTAAAACATCAGAAAGATATTGAGGAGCTTGATCAGAAATACAAAGAAAGACTTCAAAGTTTTACGCCGGAAGCAGTTAAAGGAAAAGATATGCTTACCGCTAGTCATTTTTCAGGATATTTTGCGGCGATACTTATATTTTACGTAGTTTTGTCGTTGTTTTTCGGAGCGTTTTTCAGAACAAGAACAATCTATCCGGAAACAGAAATTAAAGAATAA
- a CDS encoding glycosyltransferase family 2 protein yields MNLSIVIPLLNEEASLEELFSRIDKVCRSNSLSYEVWFVDDGSTDLSWSIIENLRVQNPQIHAIKFSKNYGKSQALHAAFERTSGDVIITMDADLQDFPEEIPELYSMVVNENYDIVSGWKKKRFDNVMTKNVPSKLFNAAARKVSGVYLHDFNCGLKAYKKQVVKTIDVYGDMHRYIPVLAANAGFRRITEKEVQHQARPYGTSKFGTERFIRGFLDLVTLWFVSRFGGRPMHFFGAVGTLMFIVGFLSAVWLGISKLIDVARGMYGHLITDNPWFYIALTMMIMGTLLFIAGFLGEMIIRTNREHKNYNIDEVI; encoded by the coding sequence ATGAATTTATCTATAGTTATTCCGTTATTGAACGAAGAAGCATCTTTAGAAGAGCTTTTTTCACGAATTGATAAGGTGTGCAGATCCAACAGTTTATCATATGAGGTCTGGTTTGTAGATGACGGAAGTACAGACTTATCATGGAGCATTATTGAGAACCTTAGGGTTCAGAATCCGCAGATCCATGCCATTAAATTTTCTAAAAACTACGGGAAATCCCAGGCTCTTCATGCGGCTTTCGAAAGAACCAGCGGAGACGTTATTATTACCATGGATGCTGATCTTCAGGACTTTCCGGAAGAAATCCCAGAACTATACTCAATGGTTGTCAATGAAAATTACGACATTGTTTCGGGTTGGAAAAAGAAGCGTTTTGATAACGTGATGACGAAAAATGTGCCGTCAAAACTTTTCAATGCGGCCGCCAGAAAAGTTTCCGGAGTGTATCTTCACGATTTCAACTGTGGACTGAAAGCTTACAAAAAGCAGGTGGTAAAAACCATTGATGTATATGGAGATATGCACCGCTATATTCCGGTTTTAGCTGCCAATGCAGGTTTCAGAAGAATTACAGAAAAAGAGGTGCAGCATCAGGCGAGACCTTACGGAACTTCAAAATTCGGTACCGAAAGATTTATCAGAGGTTTTCTGGATCTCGTAACCCTTTGGTTTGTAAGCCGTTTCGGAGGAAGACCAATGCATTTTTTCGGAGCAGTTGGTACATTGATGTTTATCGTCGGATTTCTTTCAGCAGTCTGGCTGGGAATATCAAAACTGATTGATGTGGCAAGAGGGATGTATGGTCATCTCATTACCGACAATCCGTGGTTTTATATTGCTTTAACGATGATGATTATGGGAACATTGCTTTTTATTGCAGGATTCTTAGGAGAAATGATCATCAGAACCAACAGAGAGCATAAAAATTATAATATTGATGAGGTGATTTAA